From a region of the Chitinophaga varians genome:
- a CDS encoding Crp/Fnr family transcriptional regulator has translation MSELLRQQIEKITPLTDSEFAYILSHFTSKKYKKHQFLVQEDTPVPYDFFVTKGLLKASYTNPNDGKEHILQFAWEDWWITDYQAYFNETASSLAIDCIEEVEVLCLSLHNREKICADLHKIEHFFRRKSNAGYVALQRRILSLLNSSAEERYQQLLATYPQLFQRVPKTLIAAYLGVSRETLSRFSK, from the coding sequence ATGAGCGAACTACTAAGACAACAGATCGAAAAAATTACTCCCCTCACTGACAGTGAGTTTGCATACATCCTGTCCCACTTCACCTCCAAAAAATATAAAAAACACCAGTTCCTCGTTCAGGAAGATACTCCCGTCCCCTATGATTTCTTTGTTACCAAAGGCCTTTTAAAAGCATCCTACACCAATCCCAACGACGGCAAAGAGCATATCCTCCAATTTGCCTGGGAAGACTGGTGGATCACGGACTATCAGGCATATTTCAATGAAACGGCTTCCAGCCTCGCCATTGACTGTATTGAAGAGGTAGAAGTGCTTTGTTTGTCCCTGCATAACAGGGAGAAAATATGCGCCGATCTGCATAAAATCGAGCATTTTTTCAGAAGAAAATCGAATGCCGGTTATGTTGCTTTACAGAGACGGATTTTATCGTTATTAAACAGTTCCGCCGAAGAACGCTACCAGCAGCTGCTCGCCACCTATCCTCAACTTTTCCAACGGGTACCGAAGACATTGATTGCGGCCTACCTTGGTGTCTCCAGGGAGACACTGAGCCGCTTTTCCAAATAG
- a CDS encoding condensation domain-containing protein has protein sequence PVAGRHHPDLEDQIGYYLNTLALRNEVAGSRSFKQLLASVRETTLSGFEHQVYPFDMLVEELGLGGDLSRSPLSDVVVILQNIRLNDEQQLEMQGLEVTPEAASLDISKGDLRFQFYHDEQSGVLHGNIEYNSDIFNRERIERMAAHLGRLMEAVHANPAMPVDELEYLAESEKQHSMKRALSFNANVDED, from the coding sequence CACCTGTTGCGGGGCGTCATCACCCCGACCTGGAAGACCAGATCGGTTATTACCTGAACACGCTGGCCCTGAGAAACGAAGTTGCAGGCAGCCGGAGTTTCAAACAGTTGCTGGCATCGGTGCGGGAAACGACCTTGTCAGGTTTTGAACACCAGGTGTATCCTTTTGACATGCTGGTGGAGGAGTTGGGACTGGGAGGAGATTTGAGCCGGTCACCGCTGTCAGATGTGGTGGTGATATTACAGAACATCCGCTTAAACGATGAGCAACAGTTAGAGATGCAGGGGCTGGAAGTGACGCCGGAAGCGGCATCCCTGGACATCAGCAAGGGGGATTTACGTTTTCAGTTTTATCACGATGAACAAAGTGGAGTGCTTCATGGCAACATCGAGTACAACAGTGATATTTTTAACCGGGAGCGTATAGAACGGATGGCGGCCCATCTCGGCCGCCTGATGGAGGCTGTTCATGCTAATCCGGCTATGCCGGTTGATGAGCTGGAGTATCTCGCTGAATCCGAGAAACAGCATTCCATGAAACGAGCGCTTTCTTTCAATGCCAATGTAGACGAGGACTGA
- a CDS encoding KamA family radical SAM protein has translation MTPKYKSYNIHALESIPYLQKMDKAIIEDIKIVGEIYPFKTNNYVLDNLIDWERGIDDPIFRLNFPHRGMLTEEHYDKLKWGRDRLAKDEFAELVDQIRMTLNPHPAGQTSFNVPFENGVRLEGLQHKYRNTVLYFPSHSQTCHAYCTFCFRWPQFVSNAELKFQSKELDSLIRYLNYNPQITDVLLTGGDPMVMGPQILSRYIDALIGVKSLRNIRIGTKSLTFWPFKFTAEEGHQEVLQILRKVTDSGKHLAIMSHFNHPAELKSDVVIDAIKNLRATGAEIRTQAPLLRTINNKSEIWSEMWERQVQLGLIPYYMFLPRDTGAQHHFAEDLRTALHIYKNAIQKLSGICRTAKGPVMSALHGKVELLDCVDDVFYLRYLQHRDPGMAYKVFKGREAIDNPKWFSDLTTVDKYEERYFEEVKRVEVGV, from the coding sequence ATGACACCCAAATATAAATCATATAACATCCATGCCCTGGAATCTATTCCCTATCTGCAAAAGATGGACAAGGCAATTATTGAAGACATCAAAATTGTTGGCGAAATATATCCATTCAAGACAAACAATTATGTGTTGGACAACCTCATCGACTGGGAAAGAGGAATTGATGACCCGATATTCAGGCTGAATTTTCCTCATCGCGGCATGCTGACAGAAGAACACTACGATAAGTTAAAGTGGGGAAGGGACCGCCTTGCTAAAGATGAGTTTGCCGAACTGGTAGATCAGATACGAATGACGCTGAACCCGCACCCGGCTGGCCAGACATCCTTCAATGTGCCGTTTGAAAATGGCGTGAGACTGGAAGGCCTTCAGCATAAATACAGAAATACCGTATTGTATTTTCCCAGCCATAGCCAGACCTGCCATGCATATTGTACTTTTTGCTTCAGGTGGCCACAGTTTGTTTCCAATGCGGAATTGAAGTTCCAGTCAAAAGAACTCGATTCACTGATCAGGTATCTGAACTATAATCCTCAGATCACGGATGTATTGCTGACTGGCGGAGACCCGATGGTGATGGGGCCACAGATCCTTTCCAGGTATATCGACGCGTTGATTGGCGTGAAAAGTTTGCGCAATATCAGGATCGGTACCAAGTCGCTTACTTTCTGGCCATTCAAATTTACAGCTGAGGAAGGGCATCAGGAGGTGCTGCAAATACTTCGGAAGGTTACCGACAGTGGGAAACACCTGGCCATCATGTCGCATTTTAACCATCCGGCAGAATTGAAGTCAGATGTGGTGATCGACGCGATAAAAAACCTGAGGGCAACAGGTGCTGAAATCAGGACGCAGGCACCGCTGCTCAGGACCATCAATAATAAAAGCGAGATTTGGTCGGAAATGTGGGAACGCCAGGTACAGCTGGGATTGATACCCTACTATATGTTTTTGCCAAGAGACACAGGTGCACAGCATCATTTCGCGGAAGACCTGCGGACTGCGTTGCATATCTATAAGAACGCTATCCAAAAACTAAGCGGTATTTGCCGTACCGCCAAAGGGCCGGTGATGTCGGCGCTGCATGGCAAAGTGGAATTGCTGGACTGCGTGGACGACGTGTTTTATTTGCGTTATCTGCAACATCGCGACCCTGGTATGGCTTACAAGGTCTTTAAGGGCCGTGAGGCCATTGACAATCCCAAATGGTTTTCTGATCTTACCACTGTTGATAAATATGAGGAGCGCTATTTCGAGGAGGTGAAGCGTGTTGAGGTAGGAGTGTAA
- a CDS encoding non-ribosomal peptide synthetase → MKNKLIHTLIEGQARQYPDRVAVAGYGLRMSYHDLNGYANQLAHGLLSLGYRDEKHVGVYAGGGPLQVVALLACFKAGAVYVPMSADQAVHHLLQVITETGMQAIVTTTAHATTLKQLLAAHVVKIDTVIILDSPVDTVLPLSFEHHLPIENIVYNVADPDLDYDASGSAYVFYTSGSTGRSKGIIGSHVSLSHYIHWHQREWGIDGSFRISQLAPMTFDASLKDILTGLIGGATVCMPDSYIKNNPALLVEWLRNEQVTLLQTVPSVFRLITGSLQESGAPLADLRYVVLAGERLYGRDVLNWKAANGTTARLSNLYGLTETTILKTYYHIESWDWQPGEVLPVGVPITNTMVAVVNNNSLCVGGEIGEIYIKSPFISKGYIDPSLNEQHLIRNPLGDSELDLVWRTGDLGRYRNDGNLEILGRRDEQVKINGVRIELEQVRSVVLQQEGIMRVELVVYAGEDFQQELICYYTGKRYVPDQLRTLLSTDLNPAMLPGYYVWMDSFPLNMNGKVDRKALPRPEEILLKAGYEEPRAGLEQQVAQVWRNVLGIGIIGREDNFFSVGGSSLKAMQVATRVYKELDVQLTIADIFGHPVLCKLAEYVRQKKAASYQAIPRAGIQDSYPLSNSQRRLWVLSQISEQSVAYNIVPVYRIRGVLDLTALDGAFQRLSERHESLRTVFFLEGGEPRQRILPVGQPESGLVVRSFTGTNAEAQAYEYAAGIASEPFDLTNGPLFRTELLEIAKHEYLLVWSIHHIISDEWSMGVMVREVISAYNSLAEGTGPMFEPLPVQYKDYAVWQQAEVSGELFSKHRQYWLKQLEGELPVLAFPADYTRPSIKQHQGAVLRTGFPAEDSQAFQQLLRDKGLTPFMGMLALVNVLMFRYCGQSDLIIGTPVAGRDHPDLENQIGYFLNTLALRNHIKGEDSFTEVLENIRSTTVSAFTHKAYPFDLLVEELAVRRDLSRSPLFDVMVIWQSGQQDDAGQPALNGLEIESVHLHDTVSKFDLTFSFELNDGIFDFQIEYDTALFRKERIAQMAAHLGGILQAVVQSPAVAVKTLDYLPAAERQLLLDTFNNTGRDWRLERKDLVSCFERQVLQHPDEIALVTGEKIFSFSELNSLANQLADRLRRNHGITGGQLIGISMARNEYLVTGILGVLKAGAAYVPLDPAYPADRQDYIIEDSGLQLILVDNTSKTYQRKVPVLDLSAEDTLKDYATSNTAVVARPESLAYVFYTSGSTGRPKGVLIRHEGVVNMLSAVKEQLGITWADRWVAITTYTFDLSVMEMLLPLTMGCRLVLAGNDECNAPELLAALLESSGATILEATPAMWNLLLASGWKGREGLLAISGGEAMSEGLVQQLLKLTGRLWNMYGPTETTIFSTILEVNSPEQANLIGRPIANTQLYILDACQQLLPIGVPGELCIAGDGVALGYLNNDLLTKDRFIPHPYGKGKLYRTGDIASWTATGDVIFYGRRDNQIKVNGYRIELGEIEESLLASGLLRQAVVTVYQAGAEKVLVAYYTADGTVSAEALRSWLQDRLPQYMVPAYFMKMEQLPLTTNGKIDRKSLPAPQAQQQVYRMPVTAAEKALARIWEELLQKEKIGLDDNFFETGGHSLLAIQVISRIAKEFNHRLPLGIFMQNPTIGAQAAILAATQRNNEPALISAMGVHKAGRAAVYLLPPLIGSPLMYGKMSIALSAAYNCYGLQDAGFENAQKIDQSLEEKIKRFANQIMQHTTTKKVRLLGFSYGATIAFEIAKILEREGMEIILAVVDRPVIKRKLFLNLKRSPAEHEDINRFLERISRIDPTISYLSDINVNWNNNIRLMEKYNQKGKVKGPLLAFKSKDNLSRDFLSMDDWKEFSSHAFAHHYLEGDHYECLDMDDNIARIYEVLLQYDHIKETVNADY, encoded by the coding sequence ATGAAAAATAAACTTATTCACACTTTAATAGAGGGACAGGCCAGGCAATATCCTGACCGGGTGGCTGTAGCAGGTTATGGGCTTCGTATGAGCTACCATGATCTGAACGGTTATGCCAATCAACTGGCCCATGGCCTGCTGTCATTGGGTTACCGGGACGAAAAACATGTGGGTGTTTATGCCGGCGGTGGCCCATTACAGGTGGTTGCGCTGCTGGCCTGTTTTAAGGCAGGGGCCGTGTATGTTCCGATGTCGGCAGACCAGGCTGTTCATCATCTGTTACAGGTGATAACGGAGACCGGGATGCAGGCCATCGTTACCACTACGGCGCATGCGACCACGCTAAAGCAATTGCTGGCCGCCCATGTTGTTAAGATCGATACGGTAATTATCCTGGACAGTCCGGTGGACACCGTGTTGCCGTTGTCGTTTGAACATCACCTTCCCATAGAAAATATTGTATACAATGTAGCTGACCCTGATCTGGACTACGATGCGTCCGGCAGTGCTTATGTGTTTTACACTTCGGGTTCTACGGGCAGGAGCAAAGGCATCATCGGTTCCCACGTGTCGCTGAGCCATTACATCCACTGGCATCAGCGGGAGTGGGGCATAGACGGTAGTTTCCGTATCAGCCAGCTGGCGCCGATGACTTTTGACGCTTCGCTGAAAGATATCCTGACAGGTCTCATCGGCGGTGCTACTGTTTGCATGCCCGACAGCTATATCAAAAACAATCCGGCGCTGTTGGTGGAGTGGTTAAGAAACGAGCAGGTCACGCTGCTGCAAACGGTTCCTTCTGTTTTCCGGTTGATCACCGGCAGTTTGCAGGAGTCAGGAGCTCCGCTTGCCGACCTGCGTTACGTGGTACTGGCAGGCGAACGTTTGTACGGGCGTGATGTGTTGAACTGGAAGGCTGCCAATGGCACCACTGCGCGGTTATCGAACCTTTACGGACTAACAGAAACGACTATACTAAAAACCTATTATCATATTGAAAGCTGGGACTGGCAGCCGGGAGAAGTACTGCCGGTGGGTGTTCCGATCACTAACACCATGGTGGCCGTTGTTAATAACAACAGTTTATGTGTGGGAGGGGAGATAGGAGAAATTTATATCAAAAGCCCTTTTATCAGCAAAGGTTATATCGATCCCTCGCTCAATGAACAACACCTGATCCGGAATCCATTGGGGGATAGTGAGCTTGACCTGGTATGGCGCACCGGTGACCTCGGCCGTTATCGAAACGACGGCAACCTGGAGATACTGGGCCGCCGCGATGAGCAGGTAAAGATCAATGGAGTACGTATAGAGCTGGAGCAGGTGCGTTCGGTGGTACTACAGCAGGAGGGAATTATGCGCGTAGAGCTGGTAGTATACGCAGGAGAAGACTTTCAGCAGGAACTGATTTGTTATTATACAGGCAAACGTTATGTCCCGGACCAATTACGGACGTTATTGTCAACTGATCTTAACCCGGCCATGTTGCCCGGTTATTATGTATGGATGGACAGTTTCCCGCTGAACATGAATGGTAAAGTGGACCGGAAAGCACTTCCCCGACCGGAGGAGATATTGCTCAAAGCCGGTTATGAAGAGCCAAGAGCGGGGCTGGAACAACAGGTGGCCCAGGTCTGGCGGAATGTACTGGGTATTGGCATTATTGGGCGGGAAGACAACTTTTTCAGTGTTGGCGGCTCTTCCCTCAAAGCTATGCAGGTAGCCACCAGGGTATATAAGGAGCTCGATGTACAGCTTACCATTGCTGATATCTTTGGTCACCCGGTTCTCTGTAAGCTGGCAGAATATGTTCGTCAGAAAAAGGCAGCGTCTTATCAGGCTATACCACGTGCAGGCATACAGGATAGTTATCCTTTGTCGAACTCCCAGCGGCGTTTGTGGGTACTGAGTCAAATATCGGAGCAGTCTGTTGCCTATAATATCGTTCCGGTGTACCGGATACGGGGCGTATTGGATTTAACCGCACTGGATGGCGCTTTTCAACGTTTGTCTGAACGTCATGAGAGCCTGCGGACAGTTTTCTTCCTGGAGGGCGGTGAGCCCCGTCAACGTATCCTTCCGGTGGGACAGCCCGAATCGGGGTTGGTGGTACGTTCTTTTACCGGTACGAATGCGGAGGCACAGGCCTATGAATATGCCGCCGGCATTGCGTCGGAGCCTTTCGATCTTACGAATGGCCCTTTGTTCAGGACAGAGCTGTTGGAAATAGCAAAGCATGAATATCTGCTGGTATGGTCTATCCATCATATTATCTCGGACGAATGGTCGATGGGAGTGATGGTACGGGAGGTCATCAGTGCCTATAATTCACTCGCCGAAGGCACCGGGCCAATGTTTGAGCCCCTCCCGGTGCAATATAAGGATTATGCGGTATGGCAGCAGGCAGAAGTGTCAGGCGAACTGTTTTCCAAACATCGCCAGTACTGGCTGAAACAATTGGAAGGAGAACTGCCGGTACTGGCATTTCCGGCGGACTATACCCGTCCTTCTATCAAACAGCATCAGGGAGCCGTGCTGCGGACCGGTTTCCCGGCAGAAGACAGTCAGGCATTTCAACAATTGCTTCGCGATAAAGGCCTGACCCCGTTCATGGGTATGCTGGCTTTGGTGAACGTGTTAATGTTCCGGTACTGTGGGCAGTCAGATCTGATCATCGGTACTCCGGTGGCCGGTCGTGACCACCCGGACCTGGAAAACCAGATCGGATATTTCCTGAATACATTGGCATTACGAAACCATATTAAAGGAGAAGACAGTTTTACGGAAGTGCTGGAAAATATCAGATCAACAACTGTTTCGGCATTTACGCATAAGGCTTACCCATTTGATCTGTTGGTGGAGGAACTCGCCGTCAGGCGTGATTTGAGCCGGTCGCCATTATTCGATGTGATGGTCATATGGCAGAGCGGACAGCAGGATGATGCTGGCCAGCCAGCATTAAACGGGCTGGAAATAGAGAGCGTGCATCTGCATGACACGGTGAGTAAGTTCGATCTTACCTTTTCCTTCGAATTAAATGATGGCATATTTGATTTTCAGATAGAGTACGACACGGCATTATTCAGGAAAGAGCGTATAGCGCAGATGGCGGCCCATCTGGGAGGGATATTACAGGCGGTAGTACAGTCGCCGGCAGTAGCCGTTAAAACCCTGGACTATCTTCCGGCAGCGGAGCGGCAGCTGTTGCTGGATACCTTCAATAACACCGGCCGGGACTGGCGGTTGGAACGGAAAGACCTGGTCAGCTGTTTTGAGCGGCAGGTATTGCAGCACCCGGATGAAATTGCGCTGGTTACCGGAGAAAAAATATTTTCTTTCAGCGAGCTGAATAGTTTAGCGAATCAACTGGCAGACCGGCTTCGGCGCAACCACGGCATCACCGGCGGACAGTTGATTGGTATCAGCATGGCTCGCAATGAATACCTGGTAACCGGCATCCTGGGCGTGCTGAAAGCAGGTGCTGCTTATGTTCCGCTTGACCCTGCGTATCCCGCAGACAGGCAGGATTATATTATTGAAGACAGTGGACTCCAGCTGATCCTGGTAGACAACACCTCCAAGACATATCAAAGAAAGGTACCGGTACTGGACCTCAGTGCTGAAGATACCCTGAAGGACTACGCAACTTCAAATACCGCTGTTGTTGCCCGGCCGGAAAGCCTGGCGTATGTGTTCTATACATCAGGATCAACGGGACGTCCCAAAGGAGTGCTGATCCGTCATGAAGGGGTTGTCAATATGCTCAGCGCTGTAAAAGAGCAGTTGGGCATCACATGGGCCGACAGATGGGTGGCGATCACCACTTATACTTTCGATCTGTCGGTGATGGAGATGTTATTGCCGTTAACGATGGGTTGCCGGCTCGTGCTTGCCGGAAACGACGAATGTAATGCGCCCGAGCTACTGGCAGCTTTGCTGGAAAGCAGCGGAGCAACGATACTCGAGGCTACACCGGCCATGTGGAACCTTTTGCTGGCCAGTGGCTGGAAGGGCCGGGAAGGGTTGCTGGCCATTTCGGGAGGAGAGGCCATGAGTGAGGGGCTGGTGCAGCAGCTATTAAAGCTGACGGGGCGTTTATGGAACATGTACGGGCCAACAGAGACGACTATCTTTTCCACCATATTGGAAGTGAACAGTCCCGAGCAGGCTAATCTGATCGGCAGGCCTATTGCCAATACCCAGCTGTATATCCTGGATGCCTGTCAACAGCTGCTGCCGATAGGCGTGCCGGGTGAGTTGTGCATTGCCGGCGATGGCGTTGCGCTGGGCTATCTGAATAATGACCTGCTGACGAAGGACCGTTTTATTCCCCATCCATATGGGAAAGGAAAACTGTATCGCACCGGAGATATTGCCAGCTGGACCGCCACCGGGGATGTTATCTTTTACGGCCGCAGGGACAACCAGATAAAGGTCAACGGTTACCGTATTGAGCTGGGAGAGATCGAAGAAAGTTTGCTTGCTTCCGGTTTGTTGCGTCAGGCAGTGGTCACTGTATATCAGGCAGGAGCGGAGAAAGTGCTGGTGGCCTATTATACTGCAGATGGCACTGTTTCAGCAGAGGCGCTGCGTTCATGGCTGCAGGACCGTTTGCCGCAGTATATGGTCCCGGCCTATTTTATGAAGATGGAGCAGTTGCCCCTGACCACCAACGGGAAAATAGACCGCAAATCTTTACCGGCGCCACAGGCACAGCAGCAGGTGTACCGCATGCCGGTAACCGCCGCAGAAAAGGCTTTGGCGCGCATCTGGGAAGAACTGTTGCAAAAAGAAAAAATAGGTCTTGATGACAACTTCTTTGAGACAGGCGGACATTCATTGCTGGCCATACAGGTGATATCCCGGATTGCAAAAGAATTCAATCACAGGCTGCCATTAGGCATATTCATGCAGAACCCCACGATAGGCGCACAAGCTGCTATCCTCGCAGCTACGCAACGAAATAATGAGCCGGCATTAATATCAGCAATGGGTGTCCATAAAGCCGGAAGGGCCGCTGTTTATTTACTGCCGCCATTGATCGGGTCACCGCTGATGTACGGGAAAATGAGTATCGCCCTGAGTGCCGCTTATAATTGTTATGGGCTACAGGACGCCGGGTTTGAAAATGCTCAAAAAATCGACCAGTCACTGGAAGAGAAAATCAAACGTTTTGCTAATCAGATTATGCAGCATACCACTACGAAGAAGGTCCGGCTACTGGGCTTCTCCTATGGGGCAACAATCGCGTTTGAGATCGCAAAAATACTGGAGCGTGAAGGTATGGAAATCATACTGGCCGTGGTGGACAGGCCGGTGATCAAACGAAAATTGTTCCTTAACCTGAAACGCAGCCCGGCGGAGCATGAAGATATCAACCGGTTTCTTGAGAGGATCAGCAGAATTGATCCCACCATATCCTACCTGTCTGATATTAACGTCAATTGGAATAACAATATCAGGCTGATGGAAAAATATAACCAGAAAGGAAAGGTGAAAGGACCGCTGCTGGCATTCAAGTCGAAAGATAACCTTAGCAGGGACTTTCTCAGCATGGACGACTGGAAGGAATTTTCCTCCCATGCATTTGCACACCACTATTTAGAAGGAGACCACTACGAATGTCTGGACATGGACGATAACATTGCCCGGATATATGAAGTGCTGCTTCAATATGATCATATAAAAGAGACAGTCAATGCAGACTATTAA
- a CDS encoding TauD/TfdA family dioxygenase, which yields MYLQEKTINEQALPKVLHFNENITVDDFIAWARTPENPVHQRVLESGAVWVRGLNIDSAEKFQYLMQELYPKTKSFLDGNSSRGKYTSTVYNASEYDAGSIIQLHTEYSYSGEWPSVICFCCVVKPDLGGETTVGDCKAVLEKLSAPLVNDFRKKGITYVRNLHGGQGLGPSWQEAFESEDKNFINDYCAKHHITVEWRNDGTGRFIQTRPAIRLHPQTNEELWFNQVDQFYPQIYGPEVFDALLAMSNGIKENLPMYATFGDGTDIPLEYIQEIIKVLEEVTIPVSWEKGDLLIVDNMASLHGRLPYKGNRKILASMA from the coding sequence ATGTATCTGCAAGAAAAAACAATCAATGAGCAGGCGCTCCCGAAGGTGCTGCACTTTAACGAGAACATCACGGTCGATGACTTTATTGCATGGGCACGTACCCCTGAAAACCCTGTACATCAACGGGTGTTGGAGTCCGGCGCTGTTTGGGTAAGAGGCCTGAACATCGACTCTGCGGAAAAATTTCAATACCTGATGCAGGAGCTGTACCCTAAAACGAAAAGTTTTCTTGATGGGAACTCCAGCAGGGGGAAATATACCTCTACGGTGTACAACGCTTCAGAATATGACGCAGGGTCCATCATACAGCTGCATACAGAGTATTCCTACTCCGGAGAATGGCCTTCCGTTATTTGTTTCTGTTGTGTTGTAAAACCTGATCTGGGAGGAGAAACAACGGTAGGTGACTGCAAAGCGGTGCTTGAAAAGCTGAGCGCTCCGCTGGTAAATGATTTCCGGAAGAAAGGGATCACTTATGTCAGAAACCTCCACGGAGGACAGGGCTTAGGGCCATCCTGGCAGGAAGCATTCGAGTCAGAAGACAAAAACTTCATCAACGATTATTGCGCTAAGCATCATATCACCGTTGAGTGGCGTAACGACGGAACAGGAAGGTTTATCCAGACAAGACCGGCGATCAGGCTGCATCCGCAGACAAATGAAGAACTGTGGTTTAACCAGGTAGACCAATTCTATCCGCAGATATATGGTCCCGAAGTATTTGATGCATTGCTGGCAATGAGTAACGGCATAAAAGAAAATCTGCCTATGTATGCCACCTTTGGTGACGGAACGGATATCCCACTGGAATATATCCAGGAGATCATTAAAGTGCTGGAAGAAGTGACGATCCCGGTGAGCTGGGAAAAAGGAGACCTGCTGATTGTAGATAATATGGCCTCTTTGCACGGAAGACTGCCCTACAAGGGCAACAGGAAAATACTTGCCTCTATGGCGTAA
- a CDS encoding type 1 glutamine amidotransferase domain-containing protein, protein MEKRILFVVTSHDKKGSTGQPTGYYLAEVAHPWEVLHDAGYEIDFVSPQGGKAPVDGFNLDDPINKKFWNNATYHQKITHTMKPSAIDPSKYDAIFYAGGHGAMWDFADNTELAGIAGRIYEAGGIVSAVCHGPAGLVNIRLSNGQYLVGGKKINAFTNEEEAAVKLDKVVPFLLETTLIARGAIFEKSGLWQQHVVTDQRVVTGQNPASAKAVGEAMLAALQRINK, encoded by the coding sequence ATGGAAAAGAGAATTCTGTTTGTGGTGACCAGCCACGACAAAAAAGGCAGTACCGGTCAACCCACCGGCTATTATCTCGCGGAAGTGGCGCATCCCTGGGAAGTCCTGCACGATGCCGGCTACGAAATTGATTTTGTGAGCCCACAAGGTGGCAAAGCCCCTGTCGATGGATTCAATCTTGATGATCCCATCAACAAAAAATTCTGGAACAACGCTACCTATCACCAAAAAATAACGCATACCATGAAACCGTCGGCCATAGACCCTTCAAAATATGACGCTATTTTTTATGCCGGCGGACATGGCGCCATGTGGGACTTTGCAGACAATACCGAACTGGCCGGCATTGCCGGCAGGATCTACGAAGCCGGCGGCATAGTCAGTGCTGTCTGCCATGGCCCTGCCGGACTCGTCAACATCCGGTTAAGCAATGGCCAATACCTGGTAGGCGGGAAAAAAATCAATGCCTTCACCAATGAAGAAGAAGCGGCCGTAAAACTGGATAAGGTGGTCCCTTTTCTGCTGGAGACAACTTTAATAGCGCGCGGCGCCATCTTTGAAAAGTCCGGCCTCTGGCAGCAGCATGTAGTCACAGACCAGCGGGTGGTCACCGGCCAAAATCCGGCTTCTGCAAAAGCAGTGGGAGAAGCAATGCTGGCAGCACTTCAGCGCATAAATAAATAA
- a CDS encoding serine hydrolase domain-containing protein — translation MDALKNIITDSKYPNLYSLLIYQKDDLIYEHYFPGHQADSLFDIRSSFKSILSLLAGISIDKGYLHSLDDKVFQYFHNSAYAAFFTGPKKEITLRHLLAMKSGLICEEFFSSHDCETPMEESENWIAFCLDRPMAHKPGQRWSYSTCNALIAGAVIEAATGKPLADFAAEHLFAPLGIRDYRWTQDPSGNYMSGGSFFMTGPDMLKIGQLVLHNGYFLDKHIISSEYLHIATSPITGIPSFSFVGQSGLTDTLCKPAYYGLCWYTESVKAGNRYYTCQFSSGNGGQYILVIRELALVVVCTQGNFDSRQAKQFFEILVNYIIPAVRY, via the coding sequence ATGGATGCATTGAAAAACATTATTACTGACAGCAAGTATCCTAATCTCTACAGTCTGCTCATCTATCAAAAAGATGACCTTATCTATGAACACTATTTCCCTGGCCACCAGGCAGATTCGCTGTTTGACATCAGGTCATCTTTTAAATCCATCCTGTCATTGCTGGCAGGCATTTCCATAGACAAGGGATATCTGCATAGTCTTGACGACAAAGTATTTCAGTACTTCCACAACTCCGCCTACGCTGCTTTTTTTACCGGCCCGAAGAAAGAGATTACGCTACGGCACCTGCTTGCCATGAAATCAGGGCTCATCTGCGAAGAGTTCTTTTCCTCCCATGACTGTGAAACACCTATGGAAGAAAGTGAAAACTGGATCGCCTTCTGCCTGGACAGGCCGATGGCCCACAAACCAGGCCAGCGGTGGTCCTATAGCACCTGCAATGCGCTGATCGCCGGCGCAGTGATAGAAGCAGCCACAGGAAAACCGCTCGCGGATTTCGCCGCCGAACACCTCTTTGCCCCGCTGGGGATCAGGGACTATAGATGGACACAAGACCCTTCCGGCAACTATATGTCCGGTGGTTCATTTTTTATGACAGGGCCGGACATGCTTAAAATCGGGCAACTGGTTTTACACAATGGCTATTTCTTGGATAAGCATATCATCTCATCTGAATATCTGCACATTGCCACCTCTCCCATCACCGGAATTCCTTCATTCTCTTTTGTTGGTCAAAGCGGACTTACAGATACGCTCTGCAAGCCAGCCTATTATGGGCTTTGCTGGTACACGGAGTCCGTAAAAGCGGGCAACCGCTATTATACCTGCCAGTTCAGCTCGGGCAATGGTGGGCAATACATTTTGGTGATCAGGGAATTGGCATTGGTGGTTGTTTGTACACAGGGAAACTTTGACTCACGGCAGGCCAAACAGTTTTTTGAAATACTGGTTAACTATATTATTCCGGCCGTTCGTTATTAG